The proteins below come from a single Mytilus edulis chromosome 5, xbMytEdul2.2, whole genome shotgun sequence genomic window:
- the LOC139525338 gene encoding serine/arginine repetitive matrix protein 2-like, translating into MLTRGRSKESTMLIRGRSKESTMLTRGRSKESTMLTRGRSKESTMLTRGRSKESTMLTRGRSKESTMLTRGRSKESTMLIRGRSKESTMLTRGRSKESTMLTRGRSKESTMLTRGRSKESTMLTRGRSNESTMLTRGRSNESTMLIRGRSKESTMLIRGRSKESTMLTRGRSKESTMLTRGRSKESTMLTRGRSKESTMLTRGRSNESTMLIRGMSN; encoded by the coding sequence ATGTTAACAAGAGGAAGGTCAAAGGAGTCTACCATGTTAATAAGAGGAAGGTCAAAGGAGTCTACCATGTTAACAAGAGGAAGGTCAAAGGAGTCTACCATGTTAACAAGAGGAAGGTCAAAGGAGTCTACCATGTTAACAAGAGGAAGGTCAAAGGAGTCTACCATGTTAACAAGAGGAAGGTCAAAGGAGTCTACCATGTTAACAAGAGGAAGGTCAAAGGAGTCTACCATGTTAATAAGAGGAAGGTCAAAGGAGTCTACCATGTTAACAAGAGGAAGGTCAAAGGAGTCTACCATGTTAACAAGAGGAAGGTCAAAGGAGTCTACCATGTTAACAAGAGGAAGGTCAAAGGAGTCTACCATGTTAACAAGAGGAAGGTCAAACGAGTCTACCATGTTAACAAGAGGAAGGTCAAACGAGTCTACCATGTTAATAAGAGGAAGGTCAAAGGAGTCTACCATGTTAATAAGAGGAAGGTCAAAGGAGTCTACCATGTTAACAAGAGGAAGGTCAAAGGAGTCTACCATGTTAACAAGAGGAAGGTCAAAGGAGTCTACCATGTTAACAAGAGGAAGGTCAAAGGAGTCTACCATGTTAACAAGAGGAAGGTCAAACGAGTCTACCATGTTAATAAGAGGAATGTCAAACTAA